The genomic window aatGGAAGCTGGTGACAAGGAGAAGCTGGAAGCCAGAGAGGGGCATCAGACCAGGAGGGGAACTGAGAGTCTGAGTAGGTGTACAGGGTTGAGGGAGGAGCACATTTGCATTTTAGCAGAGACTCAGGGAAGGCTTGTGTGTGGAGAAGGAAGTCAGAAGAGAGGGACTGTGTGTGGGGTAGGTTTGTTAGAAAAGAGGTCAAAGACCGGCTttgtaagagaaagaaagcatcGGCGAATACTGATGCTGTTCCTACAACTTGTGCTGTTGGTGGTTCTCCTCCCAGATGGTGACAGTGAAGATGGTGAGAACTCTGGCCCTGCCCAGTGGgtacatgtgtgtttgtgtgtatgtgtacatctgtttatgtatctgtatctgtttatgtgtgtctgtgtgtgtttctgccAGTCTGTGTGTTTGTGATGTGTGTACATGCGTTCATGTGCATTTGAGTATGTGTATAGGTATGTGTGTATAGGAGTCTTCTGCAtctctttgcatttctgtgtGTGTAGTGTTGGTAtgtgtctgcatgtctgtgtttgtgtatgtacatacatgtgtatatatgtgtacatctctgtgtgtgtctatatgtgaGCATTTGTGTCTCTGAGTGTGTGCATTCATGGTGTGAGTTCCCCAACTCGTAATAGGGGAGGGAGACTGTCAGCCTGGCTTCTCCCTGAGAATTCCTGACCCTGAGGACCTGTGCTCTTCTAAAGGCTGGGTATGAAGCTTGAATGTCTGGAGAGGCACATGTCTCCTGAGATAACTACTGTTTCTCTGTCCTTCAGATTTTGGTTCCCCTCCCTAGCACCTCTCTCCTTCCCAATGCTCTCCACTCCAGAGTCTATCTCTCCTTTTCCCACAGACTTCCAGGGTCCAGTCTCCTTCCGAATCATCCTGACCACATCCTTTTACAACCCCTCCTGGACACAAAATCAAGGCTCAGCTTGGCTGGATGATTTGCAGACTCATGGATGGGACAATAAGACTGGCGCTTTCATTTACCTGCAGCCTTGGTCTAAAGGCAACTTCAGCAATGAGGAGCTGACGGAAGTAGAAAAGTTATTCTACACATACTCCATTAGATCTCCTTCAGCATATCATAACCACATCAGCCAATGGCAGCTTGAATGTAAGTTCATTTCCCTCTGGGTTGGGTTGCACGTGGCAAGTGTGTGTGTCTCATTGAGTTCCTTCTTTCTCTAGGAAATGAACTGCACTGGCTTTTGAACTTCACCTCTCTCTATCTGAAAGTGAATCACACGAATCTGGGCAGGGGTAGAGGCCAGACCCTGATTCTTGAGAAGCTTCACTTTTTCTTCAGCTTCTCACTCCTCTCATTGACCACAGGTCATTCTCTCCATTTCTCACTAGTGTCTCCCCTGACCACCTctttccctggcctccagccaagCACCCTTGCTCCCTCACTTGTGACTGACTTTGAACTGTGCTTTCTCTCCATTCAATCCCAGCAGTGATGTCTATGTGTTCCCTGTACCCCACTGCACTCCCTTTGCCCTAGATTGTTTTTACCCCAGCTCTCCCACTGAGTTATCCCCTATTCTCTTTCCACACCCTTCATGTCTCTCCTCCAACATTGGCTCCTTCCCCAGTCATTCACCATTGCCTCCACCTCCTGCGACCACCACTTCCCTTTAGTCTGAGCCTCCCCTCAAGTCAAACTTTCCTCCATTGCTCCAGTTCCCAACTTCACCCTTCTGCTTCTAGCATCCTTGACTTGCATTcatctcatttcctttccttcactcCCCCTACTATAATTCAGTCTCTCTTCCCCAGATCCCTTCCAGGTTCAGCTGCTGTTAGGCTGTGATTCCCACTTTGGAGAAGCATCAGTAGGCTTCATGCGGATTGCTTATCAAGGATCAGATCTCATGAGTTTCCAGAACACATCATGGAGGCCATCTCCAAAGGGAGGAAGTAGGGCTCAGCAAGTCTGTACAGTATTCAATCAGTACCATGTTTTCAATGAAATAGTATACAAACTCCTCACTGACTCTTGCCCCCAGTTCCTGTTGGGTCTTCTTGAAGCAGGGAAGGCGTATCTCCAGCGACAAGGTCAGTCctgctctcttcctctatgaATCCTCTACTCTGCACTCATGGTTTATAACATTCCATCTAATTCAAGGTAAGAAAGAGTCAAGAGGGAGAGGGGATGATGGTTACAGGTTTCTAGATGTGGAAAGATGTCTATCTAAAGTGATGTGAAGATCTACCCTCTCAGTCTGCATTTATCTGTCCTGTGTCTTCAGTGAGGCCAGAAGTCTGGCTGTCCACTGGCCCCAGTCCAGGTCCTGGCCGTCTCCTGCTGGTGTGCCACATCTCTGGATTCTACCCAAAGCCTGTGTGGGTGATGTGGATGCGTGGTGAGCAGGAACAACAAGGCACCCAGCGAGGTGATGTTCTGCCCCATGTTGATGGGACGTGGTATCTTCAGGTGTCTTTGGATGTGAAAGCCAGGGAGGCTGCTGGCCTGTCATGCTTGGTGAGACACAGTAGTCTAGGAGGCCAAGACATCATCCTCTACTGGGGTGAGAAAGAGCTGGGGCCCAGCTGGGAAAGAGGGTGGGTTCATCTCCAGCAGGGCAGGAGAACCAGATGAAAAATTGGGGTTGCTAGAACAAAAGTGACTAAAAAAAATGGCAATCCAAGAAAGGAAGAACTGGGAGTGCAGTCCTGCAGATATGGGAGGATGTATCAATTTGGGTGAAGGGTCCATCTCTGAGAAGGGATGGGAGAAGTGAaaatgggaaggggagtgggTGAGGCAGAGGGTGACCAGAGCAAGGAGGACCAGGGAGGTGCAGTTCAACCCAGGGTAGATGGGAAGTGACACCCTCTGTGCACCAAACCCACAGAGAAGCCCCATTCCATGggcttggtcttcctggtggtGATAGTGCCCCTGGTGCTTCTGGCTGGTCTGACCTTGTGGCTCTGGAAGTGCTGGTAAGTCTCTGGAGCCACCTTCCTGCTCTTTCCCATGTGTGTCCCACCTTTTAGTCTGTCCTCAGCCCTCCTGCTCCCAGTGCCCTTCTCCCCTGCAGTCCTCACCTCCCCCTGCTGCAGAATGACTCTTCCTCTGTTACTCCCAGGAAAACACACTGGAGACATCAGTGCACTGACCTCCCTTCTGAACAAGATCCCAGCAGCCCAGGCTCCAGTACTTACCTAAACCCAACTCAGTGGTGAAGTCCTTACAACTCTCTGGGCGCACGTTTGACTTTCAGTTGTGCTTAATGATCAGTTGTCAATATAAGCTCAGTGTAATTCAGTGGGGTTTGTTGTTCTGATTGGTTCTGGAACTTAACTCTCAAATTTAACTCAGTGTAAATGAAGTCCCAGCACCTCCATGGGTGACAGACATCAGATGTCACTTCTTCCAAAGAGCCCTCCCTTCCTCAGAAGTGGACGCTGTCTATGTAGTGAGAATTCCCACCACCTTTCCCTGCACTTTGACAGTTCTATTCCCCATCCCTGGTGCCTGCTTTCCCCAGTTAGGACAGTTTTCCTTCTAACTCTTAGGATCCTTGAGAGCAAAGTCTATATGTTCTTCATATTTGTATACTTGGGAAGGTGTCTCACCTGCATGGAAAATGTCCTCAATAAAAACCCGTGTTGAATCTATGCTAAATCCATaggttcttcttctcctcctcttccatctcctcctcctcctactcttcctcctcctccttcttctcccagaCATGCTTGTAGTTGTTGAGATGTTTGCTGCTCTTCTTGTTAAAAGTCTTGTCACCTGGCCAAGGGAGTGCACAGTTTCCCTGTTCTGGTGACATCTCCAGTCTCCTAAGTAGAAACACGTTTTCTGTGAAGATTTGTATTATTTAACTACACAAACCTATTGGATGAATCTGTTGCTCTAAGTATTCTAGTTTAAACAGAAATGCAggattcagttttttgtttttttatgtttgcTGGACTCTGAGCAGCAGCAACAGAGCTGTCTCCCtggggctttttaaaatataaggtcTTGGCCTCAGCTGACTTCTTGAATCACAATTTGCATTTTAGCAAAATCAGCAGGGAGATTCACAGGTCCATAAATGTGATGTCTGAGAGGTAGCCGTGCCGTGCCGTCTGTGAGTCCCTGAAGGGAGAGAGATGCTCCAGGAAAGAGAATGGGGGTGTTGTGGTCAGGAATGAATGGAGATCCAGCAGAGACCAGGCATACAGTGCTTCCTGGCGTTCATGGTTGCCGTTTACAGCTTCTAGGACTCTGAGTCAGAGATAGTGAGCCATTGGTCCTGGGGCAAAAGCAGGGTTCAAGTTCTGGGGGTCTTTGCTCATGACTCTTGTCACTTGTTTCATGTGTGTTTCTATTTAAAGACAGGttcttggggtgcatgggtggctcagtcagttaagctgctgcctttggctctggtattactctcaaggtcctgggactgagctgtagtccagctccctgctcagcaaggagtcagcttctccctgtccctctgcccctccctctgtttgttttctctctatctctgtctccttctctttcaaataaataaataaaatcttaaaaaaagtaaagacagaggggcacatgggtggcttggCCAGCtgaacatctgtcttcagctcaggtcatgatcctggagtccagggatgcagccccgcctcgggctccctgctaggcgggaagccttcttctccctcttccaatccccctgcttgtgttccctctgtcgctgtgtcaaataataaataaaatcttaaaaaaagaaaaaaatgtaaagacagcttctttaatatatatgtatttgtaaataattttttgtatGGAGTATTTCCCCACAATAAAACACCAGCTCAGAAGTGTGTAAATTTCCCAGCTTGGGTACTGTGATCACCAGGGTCTTTGGCGTTCAGTCCCGTGGCTATGCTGCCCAAGACAGTTTTAGaaaccaacaaaaagaaatagtcaTTGTCTCATGAATCCAAGAACAGAGTaccttttcccctttttcttgaCGTCATCATGGCATCATCATAGCCTCCTAGATGTTATTTTACTATTCTCTGGTGTGGGTCCACACTAATATCATGAATGACCTGTTCTTTTCCCTGGATTTACTGCATTGTTTACTCATTAtcagtgagtgcagagcccacaGCTGTGCATCAGGAGCCTGAGCGAGCCTTACCGACGCAGGTGTTTTGTCATGGGGCACATTACACCTTCGTGTGCTTAGGACACCAGTCAACCTGAAGCTCTGGGCTTCAGGGCCATTTAAAACACTGAAGTCACCTGGAAAGACAACAGAGGTGCAGAAAATGTGCACCAAATTGATCATGAACAGGATATGTGTTTACAGTGTCAGAATTAatacaggaaggcagagagacactTGGTTCAACCTTGGTCTGGAACACCTGTGGTTGACTCATGTCAGGTCACTCAGCCGTCCATGAATAGTGTCAAGCACATGTGTCTGAGGCTTACAAATCAAGGTCAGCAGGTAGGCCAATCAGCACAGACAGACTCCATGAATAATGACGATGGACCCTCTGTGACCGATGACCCCCATCCAGTGGGAGTGGAGTCATCCATGACTAGACTTTAATGACTCTCGGTTTCATTAATTAACTGAGCAAACCATTCTCAAGCTCTGACCACGAAGCAGGGACATTCTGGGTTTCAAGTAGTGGGGAAGAAAAGGTCTTCCCTATCTTTATACCTTGAGAGTTTTGCTTTCCTGATTTGATTATGGTGTTCATTATTGTTTCTAACCAGTTTATTAGTCAGCAATTTATGTGAGTTGAACTAGGGGACAGAGACTtagggttttttggggttttttttgtttgttttgtttttttagagctGAGAGTGGGGCCCATGGTTATAAAATGTCCAGAGAGACCACATGCAGGCCCCAGACCTACATATTTGGCCATTTCTGGAAAATAACGTTGAGATGGGAGAGGTGGCAAAGGTGAAAATATGGGAATGAGAAGAGCAAATCATGGGTCATCTGCAATCTTCCTGCCTGGTCAGACGGCTTGGCTGTTTCTTTACCTTCCAGTCCACCTTGTCACACTTGCATGGATAGCATATGGATTTGGGTTGGTTGACTCCACTCTTATGTGTAACCTTGGGCTCTGATCAGCCTGAGGACATCAGGAGAAAGCATCTTTGTCAAGGTGACAGGCTAAAGGATGGACAGGTAACCTGCCAGTCAGGTCAGTCATCAGATAGATTCCATTTGTATCACCCAAAGTGATGGTTCAAGGCCAGGCACCTGCTCTTGGTGGCACAGGTCACACAcagcctgatttttaaaaattaattaattaaaatttttcttttcagtgtaccagaattcattgtttatgcaccacacccagtactccatgcaatatgtgccctccttaatacccaccaccaggctcacccaacctcccacgccctccccttcaaaacactcaggttgtttttcagagtccacagtctctcatggtccatctccccttccaatttctctcaactcccttctcctctccatctcccagtgtcctccgtgttattccttatgctccacagataagtgaaaccatatgataattgactctctctgcttgacttatttcactcagcataatctcttcaagtcccatccatgttgctacaaaagttgggtattcatcctttctgatggaggcatcatactccatagtgtatatggaccacatcttccttatccattcgtccattgaagggcatcttgattctttccacagtttggcgaccgtggccattgctgctatgaaccttggggtacagatggcccttcttttcactacatctgtatctctggggtaaatacccagcagtgcaattgcagggtcatagggaagctctatttttaatttcttgaggaatctctacactgttttccaaagtggctgcaccgacttgcattcccaccaacagtgtaagagggttcccctttctccacatcctctccaacacatgttgtttactgtcttgttgattttggccattctaactggtgtaaggtggtatctcaatgtggttttaatttgaatctccctggtcaCAGCCCGATTCTTATGGAAGATGTAGGAAAAAGAAATGCTCTCTCCTGTCCTGGATGATAAGGTCAGGGTATGAAGcctgaaataaatacaatccttttTCAGCAGCGAGAAGCAAGCCTAAGGATGAAGCCTGCAAGCAAGAAGGCAGGGAAATTGTATGAAATTTGCCAAGAGTGTAGATCCCAAGCGTTCTcactacaagaaagaaaaataaaagaaaagaaagagaaggagaagttcCAGATGTGAGGTGGTGACCGAGTTAACTGCCCTGGTTGTGGACATCACATCACCATGTACACATACACCAAACTTCCAGCGACtacttcattttatgttttttaaaagaaaatggcaaaTGAAGTATTCCAACATGTGATGAATgctacataaaatattaattttcatgaTTTACTTCAGTAGATGTTTTCTTGACAAGTTCTGCATTTTCCTTCTGAAATGCGGTGTGCCCTCACTGGAGGCACTACAGGGAAGGACGTGGGCATTCAGCTGCAGCTCCCTGCAGGCCCCATGTGTACCAGGCTCCTGTGGATCTTCAGGCCGTCCTCTCTGGGAAGTTGTTGGAGGACTTTCCTCAGGAGGACCTTCGTTCATGTCACGTCAGAGGCTCTGCTGCACCTGTTAGAGCCTGCGAGGGCCCACATGGCCCAGGGTGCCTCCGAACCTTCCTTCCTGGGAGGCTAGAACACTGCACACTGTCCATAGGTCCAGTGTTTATTTGTCATCATACTTCAGTGATACtgaaaatagtaacaataacaaaaccaaagcatCAGAAAAGTGAAGGCAGATACACAGACCCACAGAAGGGGCTGGAGCCCCAATGACTCTGGGCTCCCCAGTTCCATCAGCCAATACATTCCCCACATGATTTCAGCCCAACAGGGTGGATTTCTAGCCTTAGTGACCAAAAGCTCCCCTCTGATGGACGTGGACGTGGCCTCATGGGGACACTGGGATAATGTCTCTCTTCCTAGCAACATTCCTCCttgcttccctcttcccttccctggatTCTTGAAAATGTTCCTCTAGCCCTTTTCTTTGATTGCTTTTCTCTTCATGTGTCCTCATCTTGTAACACTCACCCTTTTTGCACATTTACCTGCCATCAGAATCAATCCCTGTCCTGGGTGTTTTCAGGGATTTCTAGCAAACCTCTGGCCAGGAATTGAGGTGTTGGGTCCGCTGCTGTTGATCAGTGACTGGCAGAAACCCATCCTCCAGGGTTTTCATCTGACATTTCAAAGGACAAGCTGCACCAGCACATGATGAATTGGGAAGCGTCATGGTCATGGCAGTTAAGCTTTCAGCATGCAAGACATTTTCTAGAATTCATCCTGACACAATatgtccatccattcattcattcattgatttcaTCATGTATTGAGCTTTTCCTATTGTAATGGTAAACATACTGTCTGTGAGTGTTTCCAGGGTGTATGAGAGGCAGCTCTGTGTCCAGGTGTGTAAGATAAAATGAATAATCTCTTCCTCCAAGCTTCTtccttatatatgtttacatttaaCCACCCAGAGGCAAACTTCAGAAATCTTTGCAGCTTGTCTGTCCCAGCTTTTGTCTTTGCCAAGTTATTCTCTACAAATCTGCGAAAACCATTTTTTCCCTACCCAAGGTGGTCCTCGTGAACCTCCACATGGGGTGCTGACAcagctttcctctctccctgcaagCAGCAGAGGCTCTACCTCAGCCACAGCGGGCTCGTATTGAAGGGATGGACGTGTCCACTGGGAGAACCTCCTCACGGAAGGTTCTAGACTGTAGGATAAGCACGAGGCCAGTTTGTGATTGAACATGGGAGAAAGGAGAAGCTGAAATGTTAACTTTCTGGATCTGGCAGTTGGATGGGGGGCAGTTTTGTCAGACTCCAAGGGGTGACAGGAAGCAGCTGAGAGAGGGATGGCGGCCAGTCTCACTCTTCAGACATGGCAGGTCCCAAGCATTTGGCTCCCACACTGTGTCCCTCTCCTGATTGTTGGACATAAAAGGAATGTGATTGTGTCGAAAggtgagatattttaaaatgtaaagttggGTTGAATAGTAAAAGCGTGTTTAGTTAGTTAGTATTTgatcttttcttaatttattcattagaTCCTAATTTTGttctaaacttttttaaaaaaagattttatttatttatttgacagagagatcacaagtaggcagagaggcaggcagagaaagagggggaagcaggatccctgctgagcagagagcccgatgtgggactcgatcccaggaccctgagatcatgacctgagcagaggctttaacccactaagccacccaggcacccctgttctaaACTTGTTAATGGCATGTaagagctagtttttttttttttttttttaggccatCCATACATGTGACTAGATTGCTAGAGTCAGCTTTGTACATGAGAGAAGAGTTAACTCATCATTGTGTGATCACGTTTATGAATCtctacatttataatttataataatttcattatGAGTCATTtgattcttaattattttaattgtgtGTGGTCACCtaaaaaataatccttttctttttctcacatgaGAGGAAGTTTACGTGGCCTAGTCCGCAGCAAGCTGCAAACGCCCAGGGAATTTGTCCCTTCCAGAAAGATTAAGAGTGAACTTGAGAGCAAGGATGAGTCCCGGCggtgaaaaagaagggaaaggacatTTCTTCTCAAATGAGGCCTGGGCATGTCTGCACACAAACACGTGCTTCCTCATTAGCAAGAAGGAAGGAGACACCAACGGAGGGAGTGTATCAGCAGAGTTAGTATTAGCCTTTTTTGCCATGAAATCCACTTTCTGTGTGACTTTAGTATGGAGCTAGGTGCACTCACTGGCGAATTTGATCACTGCTGTGGTCACTACCTTTCAGAAATAATTTGCTTATGCTTTGTTCCCTTTTCTGTAGTGACTTGTAACTTCAGCTTCTTCAGTGTTTTTAATGAGATGCAGACCGGGATGGTGAGGAAGGTGTGTATGTGGTCTCACACCCCTCTGTTTCTGCATTTGTTCAGTTTTAAATGTTCTGGGCTTTTTAAGGACTGTGGTTTTCACAGTCTCATTGACAGATATTGCTTTTACGTGGGTGAGcacatattctctttttttggttcAAAGTGATTatgaagtaacaagtgttggaaTTCACttcaaaacatttatttgttttgaaataacaaaacaaataagctgTTTATCAGcttcaaataacaaaataacaaataaactgTTTAtcagtttcaaaatatttatttgtaaataagatGGATTAAAAATGTATGAGTTAAGATTTTAATCAGGAAGctagaaaaaggacaaaatcagTAGAATTTAGAAGgtagaaaattcatttaaaaacactaaaaattaaaagaaaaagcaaaacaaacaaaaaaaattgatagaaatGACTGACAACACCAAAGATGGTCTTTTgagaaaattcataaaaatataaaacctctCTCCGAACTGATCGAAAGAGTAATAAATATGAGAAAGTAGACATGTTACAAGAATGGCATGTAAATTGAAGAAGAATgtgttgtctgggtggctcagtgggttaagccgctgccttcggctcaggtcatgatctcagggtcctgggatcgagccccgcatcagactctctgctcagcagggagcctgcttcctcctctctctctgcctgcctctctgcctacttgtgatctctctctgtcaaataaataaataaaatcttaaaaaaaaaagtcctagaagagggagaaagtctGAATGCACCGTGCTTGCTAAGGGataggagggagggtcagagctGCTGCTGGTTGTACAGGGTCCTACGTACAAACCAGACGAACGGCAGGTAATTATACTCCAGATGCGTTGTTCCAGGTAGCGAAAAGGATAGGAAAGAGTCCAGCACAAAATCCTCAGGACACCAAAGCCAGCaaggcttttcccagaaaaagGTAAAACAATTATTAAACGAGTGACTATCCGCTTACCTCATttatgcatacatacagggaaAGTAGGTATATAGACTCAAAGTATTTGCAAACAGAAACCAGTGTCAGATGAAGTGGGATTTACCCGTAGAATACAAGGACTGTGCcaataaaaatttcttaatagAATTACTTAAacagattaagaaaataaagtcatGTAATCCTCTTCACAgatacagaaaaggcatttgggGCATTTACATGTCCCTTCCGATAAAACCTGAACAACCCAGACCAGAGAGAAATGTAGCTGCAAACAGCCTGTATGACCCACAGTTGATTCTGAAGGTTGAAATGCATTCTAGTGAGTGAAGGACAAGACGCCCAGCTACCGGAGTATCTGCTCTTCTGTAGAAAATACTACAAGCCCTTCTTAACCCAGCAAAGCAAGGGAAATAAGGAGGCatgaaaatagaaactaaagaaaaatcattGTTATTTGCAGATCATATGAttgtatataagaaaataaaaagcaaaatactgGGAGTAATAAGAGAATTTAGGAACTTATTTAGATAAAAATTGTAAGGATGTCAAGAGAataagaacctttttttttttttttgagatgataTAATTTCTACCTAGAAACTAGTGGAGTAAAAAGCAAACAATTAGACCTACCCTAAAAATgtagcaagttctttttttaagaaaagattttacttatatacttatttgagagagagagtgcaagcagggagagggaaagggaggcagggggacaagcgaactctgcactgagcagggagcctgcatgcagggctcagtcccaggaccctgaggtcatgagctcagccaaaaccaagagtaggacacttaccCGCTGAGCGCCCAGATGCCCCAAAGCATAGCAAGTTCTTTaggcacaaaataaatattaaaaaaaagactgaccataAACACCAAGtgctgttaaaaacaacaacaacaacaacaatatattttattgtagAAAGCATGAAAAGTacaaaatatacagaagaaattaaaaacacttgTAATTATACCACTAAGATATTAACTAAAGGATAGAACTAAAggtttttatgtgtatatttatgcatgcatgtatgcatatatatataaattttcattttgaaataaatgtcttacattgaaaaaaatcaacagcacTTTTTAATGCAAGAAACAAGAACAAGTAAGATAAAATTAgataccatttataatagcaacaaaTCTATAAAATAGCTAAGAATTAGCTAAAGATAGAATGTACAAGATTTCTACAGTGAAGTTATAAAAACTATTAaagatcataaaaatatttctaattaactGGAGTAGTATAAATGTAGTTATAAAACTTATAATTCtctttaaattattctttaaatttaagtttaGTAAATTCCTAATTAAGATTCCAGTTGGATTTCTAGAGGTACATAGTAagcatattttttatattatatagaaGAATAAATGACTACAAATATCTAAGTCATTTTTGAAAGAATAGAACAAAGACTTATTGACAAAGGAATGAAGTCATAAATGCGAAACACAACATTACAAACTTAGTAGCATAGAACAAAGCAGAATATTTTTACGACCCATTGGTGAGGAATTATTTCTTAAACTAAGTTCCCAGAGTGGAAACTGCAGAGCCTTGGAGAGAAATGGACTATGGTGGTTGTGCCTCCAccctccctacacacacacacacacactctctcctgCAGCTACAGGGGCCTGGAGCTAAGTCAGATCCTGCCAGGCAA from Neovison vison isolate M4711 chromosome 10, ASM_NN_V1, whole genome shotgun sequence includes these protein-coding regions:
- the LOC122918033 gene encoding T-cell surface glycoprotein CD1a-like isoform X2; amino-acid sequence: MEAGDKEKLEAREGHQTRRGTESLNGDSEDDFQGPVSFRIILTTSFYNPSWTQNQGSAWLDDLQTHGWDNKTGAFIYLQPWSKGNFSNEELTEVEKLFYTYSIRSPSAYHNHISQWQLEYPFQVQLLLGCDSHFGEASVGFMRIAYQGSDLMSFQNTSWRPSPKGGSRAQQVCTVFNQYHVFNEIVYKLLTDSCPQFLLGLLEAGKAYLQRQVRPEVWLSTGPSPGPGRLLLVCHISGFYPKPVWVMWMRGEQEQQGTQRGDVLPHVDGTWYLQVSLDVKAREAAGLSCLVRHSSLGGQDIILYWEKPHSMGLVFLVVIVPLVLLAGLTLWLWKCWKTHWRHQCTDLPSEQDPSSPGSSTYLNPTQW
- the LOC122918033 gene encoding T-cell surface glycoprotein CD1a-like isoform X1 translates to MEAGDKEKLEAREGHQTRRGTESLSRCTGLREEHICILAETQGRLVCGEGSQKRGTVCGVGLLEKRSKTGFVRERKHRRILMLFLQLVLLVVLLPDGDSEDDFQGPVSFRIILTTSFYNPSWTQNQGSAWLDDLQTHGWDNKTGAFIYLQPWSKGNFSNEELTEVEKLFYTYSIRSPSAYHNHISQWQLEYPFQVQLLLGCDSHFGEASVGFMRIAYQGSDLMSFQNTSWRPSPKGGSRAQQVCTVFNQYHVFNEIVYKLLTDSCPQFLLGLLEAGKAYLQRQVRPEVWLSTGPSPGPGRLLLVCHISGFYPKPVWVMWMRGEQEQQGTQRGDVLPHVDGTWYLQVSLDVKAREAAGLSCLVRHSSLGGQDIILYWEKPHSMGLVFLVVIVPLVLLAGLTLWLWKCWKTHWRHQCTDLPSEQDPSSPGSSTYLNPTQW